One genomic region from Nitrospira sp. encodes:
- a CDS encoding nitrate reductase subunit alpha, protein MSHFLDRLLFFRENLDRFSGKHGIVRREDRTWENAYRDRWNHDKVVRSTHGVNCTGSCSWKIYVKNGLITWETQQTDYPRTRPDLPNHEPRGCSRGASYSWYVYSAQRIKYPLVRARLMALWREARKTLEPVEAWASIVEDRGKREQYTSIRGQGGFVRATWDEVTELIAAANVYTIQRYGPDRIAGFSPIPAMSMVSFAAGTRYLSLIGGVIPSFYDWYADLPPSSPQVWGEQTDVCEAADWYNSSYIVVWGSNIPQTRTPDAHFYTAARYKGAKTVAVAPDFAEYVKFADLWLAPRRGTDAALAMALGHVILKEFHLTARIPYFLDYCRQYSDMPMLVFLRPRDDGYEPGRFVRASDFNDQLSETNNLEWKTVVIDEVTGHLCVPHGSIGFRWREKGRWNLDLADAATGRKITPALSVLPQAEEFVSVVFPYFSDDHLPILRRLVPARRLSTVHGDSLVVTAYDLLLASYGLDRGLGDDQAARDYDQDIPYTPAWAEKHTGVHRHQIIRLAREFAENAEKTRGRSLVIVGNGINQWYHTDMIYRAIINIMVMCGCVGRSGGEWAHYVGQEKVRPLAGWTTVAFALDWVRPPRHMNGTSFFYAHTDQWRYESLRPAETLSPTAKDDPDADAAHLIDWNVRAERRGWLPSAPQLNRNPLDVVSEAEAAGIHPVEHTVEQLRTGALSMASEDPDHPKNFIRNLFIWRSNLIGSSAKGHEYFLKHLLGAAHGVLAPDLKEQEAPLPREVIWRDEAPSGKLDLLVTLDFRMSSTCLYSDVVLPSATWYEKDDLNTSDMHPFIHPLCEAVNPLWESKADWDIFKEIASKFSELAGPVLGTRKDLVLTPLLHDTPSELGQATTSDDWKRGDCEAIPGKTMPTMTLVTRPYGETYDRFVALGPLTRDLGTGAKGIVWDSRDEVEALRRLNGETDNREPYPKLETARQASQTILTLAPETNGHVAVKAWEALSQRTGRFHKHLAEGRAEDRFTFDDLVAQPRKVISSPTWSGIESEKVSYTGSYTNIQELIPWRTLTGRQQLYQDHPWMRLFGEQVCVYKPPVDTRSVEALRRHMKNGDRNFLVVSWITPHQKWGIHTTYSETSPMLTLSRGGPIVWLAEAEAREAGIRDNDWIEVVNANGALVARAILSQRIPRGVAMMYHAQDKIINMPVAPATGRRGGIHNSLTRIIMKPTHMIGGYAHLAYGYNYYGTVGTNRDEMVVVRRLERVTWDADPLATRR, encoded by the coding sequence ATGAGTCATTTCCTCGATCGGCTCCTGTTCTTCCGTGAAAATCTCGACAGATTTTCAGGGAAACATGGGATCGTCAGGCGAGAGGATCGCACCTGGGAGAATGCCTATCGCGATCGCTGGAACCACGACAAGGTGGTGCGTTCCACCCATGGGGTCAACTGTACCGGCTCATGTAGCTGGAAAATCTATGTCAAGAACGGATTGATCACCTGGGAGACGCAACAGACAGACTATCCTCGCACACGCCCCGACCTGCCGAATCATGAACCTCGCGGATGTTCCAGAGGGGCGAGCTATTCCTGGTATGTCTACAGCGCGCAACGCATCAAATACCCATTGGTACGGGCACGTTTGATGGCCCTGTGGCGAGAAGCCCGGAAAACGTTGGAACCGGTAGAGGCCTGGGCCTCGATTGTCGAGGACAGGGGCAAGCGCGAGCAGTACACGTCGATACGAGGACAGGGTGGCTTCGTGCGCGCAACGTGGGACGAGGTCACGGAGCTGATCGCGGCGGCTAATGTCTATACGATCCAGCGATACGGTCCCGACCGCATCGCCGGGTTTTCTCCCATCCCAGCGATGTCGATGGTGAGTTTCGCCGCTGGTACCCGCTATCTTTCACTGATCGGCGGCGTCATCCCGTCGTTTTACGATTGGTACGCCGACTTGCCTCCGTCCTCGCCGCAGGTCTGGGGAGAGCAGACTGACGTGTGCGAGGCTGCCGATTGGTACAACTCTTCTTACATTGTCGTCTGGGGGTCGAACATTCCGCAGACTCGGACTCCCGATGCGCATTTCTATACGGCAGCACGGTACAAGGGCGCCAAGACCGTCGCCGTTGCTCCGGACTTCGCAGAATACGTGAAGTTCGCCGATCTCTGGCTGGCGCCCCGGCGAGGCACGGATGCAGCGCTGGCCATGGCGCTCGGCCATGTCATCCTGAAGGAGTTTCATCTGACCGCCCGCATTCCCTACTTCTTGGATTATTGCCGCCAGTACAGCGATATGCCCATGTTGGTCTTCCTGCGTCCCAGAGACGACGGATATGAGCCGGGCCGGTTTGTCAGAGCATCCGACTTCAACGACCAACTGAGCGAAACCAATAATCTAGAATGGAAGACGGTGGTCATTGACGAGGTCACCGGCCATCTGTGCGTCCCTCACGGCAGCATCGGCTTTCGGTGGCGTGAGAAAGGACGCTGGAATCTCGATCTGGCCGACGCGGCGACCGGCCGCAAGATCACGCCCGCGTTAAGCGTACTGCCGCAAGCAGAGGAGTTCGTGTCGGTCGTCTTCCCCTATTTTTCAGATGATCATCTGCCGATTCTTCGCCGCCTGGTTCCGGCCAGACGGCTCAGCACCGTTCACGGCGACAGCCTTGTGGTCACCGCCTATGACCTCCTGCTGGCCAGTTACGGCCTCGATCGAGGGCTTGGAGACGATCAAGCGGCACGGGACTACGATCAGGACATTCCCTATACGCCGGCATGGGCAGAAAAACATACGGGTGTCCATCGTCATCAGATCATTCGGCTCGCCCGTGAGTTCGCAGAGAATGCCGAGAAGACACGGGGCCGTTCGCTGGTGATCGTCGGAAACGGGATCAACCAGTGGTACCACACCGACATGATCTACCGCGCAATCATCAATATCATGGTCATGTGCGGATGCGTCGGGCGATCAGGCGGAGAGTGGGCTCATTATGTGGGGCAAGAAAAAGTGCGGCCTCTTGCCGGCTGGACGACCGTGGCCTTTGCGCTCGATTGGGTCCGCCCACCGAGACACATGAACGGCACCTCTTTCTTTTACGCCCACACCGATCAGTGGCGGTATGAAAGCCTACGGCCGGCCGAGACTCTCTCGCCGACAGCCAAAGACGATCCGGATGCGGATGCTGCCCATCTCATTGATTGGAACGTGCGGGCCGAACGCAGAGGTTGGCTTCCTTCCGCACCTCAGCTCAACAGAAATCCGCTCGATGTGGTGAGCGAAGCGGAAGCTGCGGGTATACATCCAGTTGAGCATACCGTCGAGCAACTGCGAACCGGGGCTCTCTCAATGGCGTCGGAAGATCCCGATCACCCCAAGAACTTCATCCGGAACCTGTTCATCTGGCGTTCCAACTTGATCGGCTCCAGCGCAAAGGGCCATGAATACTTTTTGAAGCATCTGCTCGGCGCCGCCCACGGTGTCCTGGCTCCCGACCTCAAGGAACAGGAGGCACCGCTCCCGCGTGAGGTGATCTGGCGGGATGAGGCTCCCTCGGGGAAACTCGACCTGTTGGTGACACTCGATTTTCGCATGTCCTCGACCTGTCTCTACTCCGATGTCGTGTTGCCCAGCGCGACCTGGTATGAAAAGGACGATCTGAACACATCGGACATGCACCCCTTCATCCACCCGTTGTGCGAGGCGGTGAACCCACTCTGGGAGAGCAAGGCTGATTGGGACATCTTTAAAGAGATCGCTTCGAAGTTCTCCGAACTTGCCGGACCGGTCCTGGGCACACGGAAAGACCTCGTCTTGACGCCTCTGTTGCACGATACACCGAGTGAGCTCGGTCAGGCGACGACGTCCGATGACTGGAAGCGCGGCGACTGTGAAGCCATCCCAGGTAAGACGATGCCGACCATGACCCTGGTCACGCGACCTTACGGCGAAACATATGATCGATTCGTCGCACTCGGGCCGCTGACGCGAGACCTGGGAACAGGAGCGAAGGGAATCGTCTGGGACAGTAGAGATGAAGTTGAAGCGCTGCGCAGGCTCAACGGCGAGACGGACAATCGAGAGCCCTATCCGAAGCTGGAAACGGCCCGGCAGGCGTCCCAAACCATCTTGACCCTGGCGCCGGAGACGAACGGTCACGTCGCGGTCAAGGCATGGGAAGCCCTCTCACAGCGGACCGGCCGATTCCACAAGCATCTGGCCGAAGGGCGGGCTGAGGATCGGTTCACATTCGACGATCTGGTTGCGCAGCCCAGAAAGGTTATCTCCTCGCCCACTTGGAGCGGCATCGAATCGGAAAAGGTCTCCTACACCGGAAGCTATACCAACATCCAGGAGCTGATCCCCTGGCGAACGCTGACGGGACGCCAACAACTTTACCAGGATCATCCGTGGATGCGCCTCTTCGGTGAACAGGTCTGCGTCTACAAGCCGCCCGTGGATACTCGATCCGTTGAAGCGCTTCGTCGTCACATGAAAAACGGTGACAGGAACTTCCTCGTCGTCAGTTGGATCACCCCTCACCAGAAGTGGGGAATCCACACGACCTACAGCGAGACGAGTCCGATGCTCACCCTGTCTCGAGGCGGTCCGATCGTCTGGCTGGCGGAAGCGGAGGCCAGAGAAGCAGGTATCAGGGACAACGATTGGATCGAGGTCGTCAATGCCAATGGCGCGCTCGTGGCGCGGGCGATTCTCAGCCAGCGGATACCGCGAGGAGTGGCGATGATGTACCACGCGCAAGACAAGATCATCAACATGCCGGTGGCTCCAGCCACGGGCCGGCGCGGAGGCATTCACAACAGCCTGACAAGGATCATCATGAAACCGACTCACATGATCGGTGGGTACGCGCACCTGGCCTATGGTTATAACTATTATGGAACGGTCGGGACCAACCGAGACGAGATGGTCGTGGTGCGGAGGCTCGAACGGGTCACGTGGGATGCCGATCCCCTTGCGACCAGACGCTAA
- a CDS encoding DUF2235 domain-containing protein, with protein MSKNIIVCTDGTWDHPDSKTPNVGTSPDETNVFKFFALLPGEAQIRPAGVRVKSIQGQTAFYDDGVGADGIWAVRIAEGATGAGLELKLQAGYRFISEQYEDGDRIYLFGFSRGAYTARSIGGMLTRCGVPARQRLDDTFASHAFDVYRRNDGAVTAQFRKDYQCRDVSIEVIGVWDTVGALGIPLALFSGLDHLLFSFHDTSLNPNVRFGYHAVAIDEKRESFPPTLWDPREGVEQVWFAGVHCDIGGGYKETGLSDVTFGWMLNRVQPHGLLFKDGTFTKDGTATITGDPLMVPMHDSYKPPFITLHPSVRVIPPSAPLHVSVQERLEKAKPEYRPTNLPPEPRKYVE; from the coding sequence ATGTCCAAAAACATCATCGTCTGCACCGACGGTACGTGGGACCATCCGGATTCCAAGACTCCGAACGTCGGCACGTCACCGGATGAGACGAATGTCTTCAAGTTCTTCGCCCTTCTGCCGGGTGAGGCGCAGATCCGCCCGGCCGGGGTGCGCGTCAAATCGATCCAAGGACAAACCGCCTTTTACGACGACGGCGTCGGAGCCGATGGAATATGGGCGGTGCGGATCGCCGAAGGAGCGACGGGAGCCGGTTTGGAGCTCAAGCTGCAAGCCGGGTATCGATTCATAAGCGAACAGTACGAGGATGGTGATCGGATCTACCTGTTCGGGTTCAGCCGAGGTGCCTACACCGCCCGCAGCATCGGGGGAATGTTGACTAGATGCGGCGTGCCGGCGCGCCAACGACTGGACGATACCTTCGCGAGCCATGCCTTCGACGTCTACCGCCGCAACGACGGCGCCGTGACGGCTCAGTTCCGCAAAGATTATCAGTGCCGAGACGTGTCGATCGAAGTCATCGGTGTGTGGGACACAGTGGGGGCACTCGGTATTCCCCTCGCACTCTTCAGCGGCCTCGATCATCTATTGTTCAGTTTTCACGACACCTCGCTGAACCCGAACGTCCGATTCGGCTACCATGCCGTCGCCATCGATGAGAAGCGGGAAAGCTTTCCGCCCACCCTGTGGGACCCGCGCGAAGGTGTGGAGCAGGTGTGGTTTGCCGGAGTCCATTGCGACATCGGCGGCGGGTATAAGGAAACAGGCCTGTCTGACGTGACGTTCGGATGGATGCTGAACCGAGTGCAACCCCATGGCCTGCTGTTCAAGGACGGCACGTTCACCAAGGATGGAACCGCCACGATCACCGGCGATCCCCTCATGGTGCCGATGCATGATTCCTACAAACCGCCGTTCATCACGCTCCACCCCTCCGTGCGCGTGATTCCTCCATCCGCCCCATTGCATGTCAGCGTGCAAGAACGACTGGAGAAGGCGAAACCGGAGTACCGACCGACAAACCTGCCGCCGGAACCGCGCAAATACGTCGAGTGA
- a CDS encoding glyceraldehyde 3-phosphate dehydrogenase NAD-binding domain-containing protein: MARRTLRYVEPLSDARTPLADFFSILLDMSEGKGVKRDMATIAINGLGRIGCAAFKIILETSELELRAVNALNAADDLAYLLNYNTVYGPTTRRSFRSLMA, from the coding sequence GTGGCGAGGCGTACGCTTCGGTACGTTGAGCCTCTGAGCGATGCGAGAACGCCGCTGGCGGACTTTTTCAGCATCCTGTTAGACATGTCCGAAGGAAAAGGAGTGAAGCGGGATATGGCGACGATTGCGATTAACGGATTAGGCCGAATCGGGTGCGCCGCCTTCAAAATTATCCTTGAGACTTCGGAGTTGGAGCTTCGAGCAGTTAATGCTCTCAACGCTGCCGACGATCTTGCGTATTTACTGAACTACAACACGGTCTACGGACCTACCACGAGAAGGTCGTTCCGGTCCCTGATGGCCTGA
- a CDS encoding DUF488 domain-containing protein: MIKIKRVYSEPEKHDGLRILVDRVWPRGFSKERAKVDEWRKELAPSTALRKWFGHEPAKWTGFRERYRKELAESGGIEALKELAQRSCYEAITLVYGATDEQHNQAVALKEFIDQLA, translated from the coding sequence ATGATAAAGATTAAGCGCGTCTACAGCGAGCCCGAGAAGCACGATGGTCTCAGAATTCTGGTCGATCGTGTCTGGCCGCGCGGTTTCAGCAAGGAACGGGCGAAAGTTGACGAATGGAGAAAAGAGCTGGCGCCGAGCACCGCACTACGCAAATGGTTCGGCCACGAACCTGCAAAGTGGACTGGGTTTCGTGAGCGTTACCGAAAGGAACTGGCCGAGTCCGGCGGGATCGAGGCGTTGAAGGAATTGGCACAGCGCTCCTGCTATGAAGCGATCACCTTGGTGTACGGCGCAACCGATGAGCAACACAATCAAGCGGTGGCTCTCAAGGAATTCATAGATCAGCTTGCCTAG